Proteins encoded in a region of the Streptomyces sp. NBC_00513 genome:
- the nadD gene encoding nicotinate-nucleotide adenylyltransferase has product MGEQEMPTGPVKRRLGVMGGTFDPIHHGHLVAASEVAALFHLDEVVFVPTGEPWQKSQRAVSPAEDRYLMTVIATASNPQFSVSRIDIDRGGPTYTIDTLRDLRAINDDADLFFITGADALAQILTWRNADELFSLSHFIGVTRPGHVLTDDGLPEGGVSLVEVPALAISSTDCRARVAKGDPVWYLVPDGVVRYIDKRELYRGA; this is encoded by the coding sequence ATGGGAGAGCAGGAAATGCCTACCGGCCCGGTCAAGCGCCGGCTCGGCGTGATGGGCGGGACATTCGACCCGATCCACCACGGACACTTGGTCGCCGCCAGCGAGGTGGCCGCCCTCTTCCACCTCGACGAGGTGGTGTTCGTACCGACCGGTGAGCCGTGGCAGAAGTCGCAGCGGGCCGTGTCGCCCGCCGAGGACCGCTATCTGATGACGGTCATCGCGACGGCCTCCAACCCGCAGTTCTCGGTGAGCCGCATCGACATCGACCGCGGCGGCCCCACCTACACGATCGACACCCTGCGGGACCTCAGGGCGATCAACGACGACGCGGACCTGTTCTTCATCACCGGCGCCGACGCCCTCGCGCAGATCCTCACCTGGCGCAACGCCGACGAGTTGTTCTCGCTGTCGCACTTCATCGGCGTCACTCGTCCGGGTCATGTGCTCACCGACGACGGGCTGCCCGAGGGCGGCGTCTCCCTCGTGGAGGTCCCCGCGCTGGCGATTTCGTCCACCGACTGTCGCGCGCGGGTCGCCAAGGGCGATCCCGTCTGGTATCTGGTGCCGGACGGTGTCGTTCGCTACATCGACAAGCGTGAGCTGTATCGGGGAGCCTGA
- a CDS encoding M48 family metallopeptidase, giving the protein MTDTGFEKVPARNRRRFPGISSRAYEHPADRSALVALRKLSGFDTVFKALSGLLPERSLRLLFLSESVRVGETQFPHLHGMLRDACYILDLEKVPQMYVQQDPKPNAMCIGLDEPIIVVTTGLVELLDEEEMRAVVGHEVGHALSGHAVYRTVLLFLTGLAMKVAWIPLGNVAIMALVTALREWFRKSELSADRAGLLVGQDVNASMRGLMKIAGGNHLHEMNVDAFLAQAEEYESSGDLRDSVLKILNVLPRSHPFTTVRAAELKKWSQNRDYQRIMDGHYPRRDEDKDASVSDSFRQSASHYADSVRTSKDPLMKLVGDLAGGAGDLGGKLRDKFTGAGAGAANGSAGAGEGKGSPGRATEQPG; this is encoded by the coding sequence ATGACGGACACCGGTTTCGAGAAGGTGCCGGCGCGGAACCGCAGGAGGTTCCCCGGCATTTCCTCGCGGGCGTACGAACATCCGGCGGACCGCTCGGCGCTGGTCGCGCTGCGCAAGCTGAGCGGCTTCGACACGGTGTTCAAGGCCCTGAGCGGGCTGCTGCCGGAGCGCAGCCTGCGGCTGCTGTTCCTGTCGGAGTCGGTGCGGGTGGGCGAGACCCAGTTCCCGCACCTGCACGGGATGCTGCGGGACGCCTGTTACATCCTGGACCTGGAGAAGGTCCCGCAGATGTACGTGCAGCAGGACCCGAAGCCCAACGCCATGTGCATCGGGCTGGACGAGCCGATCATCGTCGTCACGACGGGGCTCGTCGAACTCCTCGACGAGGAGGAGATGCGGGCGGTCGTGGGCCACGAGGTGGGCCACGCGCTGTCCGGGCACGCCGTCTACCGCACGGTCCTGCTGTTCCTGACGGGTCTGGCGATGAAGGTCGCGTGGATCCCGCTGGGCAATGTGGCGATCATGGCGCTCGTCACCGCGCTGCGGGAGTGGTTCCGCAAGTCCGAGCTGTCGGCGGACCGGGCCGGACTGCTGGTGGGTCAGGACGTGAACGCCTCGATGCGCGGCCTCATGAAGATCGCGGGCGGCAACCACCTGCACGAGATGAACGTGGACGCCTTCCTGGCCCAGGCCGAGGAGTACGAGTCGAGCGGGGACCTGCGCGACTCCGTGCTGAAGATCCTCAACGTGTTGCCGCGTTCGCACCCCTTCACCACGGTCCGCGCGGCCGAGTTGAAGAAGTGGTCGCAGAACCGCGACTACCAGCGGATCATGGACGGCCACTACCCGAGGCGGGACGAGGACAAGGACGCCTCGGTGAGCGACTCCTTCCGGCAGTCCGCCTCGCACTACGCCGACTCGGTGCGCACGAGCAAGGACCCGCTGATGAAGCTCGTCGGCGACCTCGCCGGCGGTGCGGGTGACCTGGGCGGCAAGCTCCGGGACAAGTTCACCGGCGCCGGGGCCGGCGCGGCGAACGGTTCCGCGGGCGCCGGCGAGGGCAAGGGCTCCCCCGGCCGCGCTACGGAACAGCCGGGCTGA